The Mixophyes fleayi isolate aMixFle1 chromosome 1, aMixFle1.hap1, whole genome shotgun sequence genome includes a region encoding these proteins:
- the ALDH1B1 gene encoding aldehyde dehydrogenase X, mitochondrial, with protein MLRVQVRRHIPLLHYMVASYSVTNIQKPLQNVHYTKLFINNEWHNAVSGRTFPTVDPSTGKIIAHVAEADKADVDLAVEAAKHAFKLGSPWRRMDASQRGQLLNRLADLIERDRVYLASLETLDNGKPFSVSYQLDVGETIKIYRYFAGFADKLHGKTIPMDGNYFCYTRHEPVGVCGQIIPWNFPLIMQCWKLAPALATGNTVVMKVAEQTPLSALYIASLIREAGFPPGVVNILTGYGPTAGAAIARHMNVDKVAFTGSTNVGHLIQQEAGESNLKRVTLELGGKSPCIVLADADLENAVQQCHEALFFNMGQCCAAGSRTYVEESIYHEFLERTVEKAKARKVGNPFELDTEHGPQIDKKQFDKVLSYVQSGKKEGAKLMCGGERFGDEGFFIKPTVFADVQDNMRIAKEEIFGPVQLILKFRKIDEVIERANNTRYGLAAGIFTKDLDRAMHLTQALQAGTVWVNTYNIIASQTPFGGYKESGNGRELGEDGLKAYTEVKSVIIKVPEKNS; from the coding sequence ATGCTCCGTGTTCAAGTTCGACGCCATATTCCTCTGTTACATTATATGGTAGCTTCATATTCTGTGACAAACATACAGAAACCTTTACAAAATGTGCACTACactaaattatttataaataatgaatgGCACAATGCAGTCAGTGGAAGGACATTTCCAACTGTAGATCCATCTACTGGAAAAATCATTGCTCATGTTGCTGAAGCAGACAAAGCTGATGTTGATCTTGCAGTTGAAGCTGCAAAACATGCCTTTAAACTGGGATCCCCATGGCGTCGTATGGATGCATCACAGCGAGGCCAGCTCCTAAATCGTCTTGCAGATCTTATAGAAAGAGACAGAGTCTACTTGGCCTCCCTGGAAACCTTGGATAATGGTAAACCATTTTCAGTGTCTTATCAGTTAGATGTGGGTGAAACAATCAAGATCTATAGGTATTTTGCAGGGTTTGCAGACAAATTGCATGGAAAGACTATTCCCATGGATGGAAATTATTTCTGCTACACTAGGCATGAACCAGTTGGTGTGTGTGGTCAGATCATTCCATGGAATTTCCCATTGATAATGCAGTGCTGGAAACTAGCACCAGCGCTAGCAACTGGAAACACAGTTGTCATGAAGGTTGCTGAGCAGACCCCACTTTCTGCTTTGTACATAGCATCTTTGATAAGGGAAGCTGGATTTCCTCCCGGCGTGGTGAACATATTAACTGGTTATGGGCCTACTGCAGGGGCAGCAATAGCAAGACACATGAATGTTGATAAAGTAGCATTTACTGGCTCCACCAATGTTGGCCACCTAATTCAACAAGAAGCCGGTGAGTCAAACCTTAAAAGAGTCACACTGGAACTTGGTGGGAAAAGTCCATGTATTGTGCTGGCAGATGCAGACTTGGAGAATGCAGTACAGCAATGTCATGAAGCGTTATTTTTTAACATGGGTCAGTGCTGCGCTGCAGGTTCCAGAACCTATGTGGAAGAATCTATCTACCATGAATTTCTAGAAAGGACTGTTGAGAAAGCCAAAGCAAGAAAGGTGGGAAATCCATTTGAACTAGACACAGAACATGGCCCACAAATAGATAAAAAACAATTTGATAAAGTTCTTTCCTATGTACAAAGTGGGAAAAAGGAAGGAGCTAAACTAATGTGTGGTGGAGAGCGCTTTGGAGATGAAGGCTTTTTTATCAAACCAACTGTTTTTGCTGATGTCCAAGATAACATGAGAATTGCAAAGGAAGAAATATTCGGCCCCGTACAGCTAATACTTAAATTTAGAAAAATAGATGAAGTTATTGAAAGAGCAAATAATACAAGGTATGGACTAGCTGCAGGCATATTTACAAAAGATTTAGACAGAGCAATGCATCTCACTCAGGCATTACAAGCTGGTACAGTGTGGGTCAATACATATAATATCATAGCTTCTCAGACACCATTTGGAGGCTATAAAGAATCTGGAAATGGAAGAGAGCTTGGAGAAGATGGTCTTAAAGCATATACTGAAGTGAAAAGTGTGATAATAAAAGTACCAGAAAAGAATTCTTAA